Proteins from one Desmodus rotundus isolate HL8 chromosome 9, HLdesRot8A.1, whole genome shotgun sequence genomic window:
- the LOC112301459 gene encoding olfactory receptor 7A10 isoform X2 encodes MYLITVLGNLLIILAVSSDSHLHTPMYFFLSNLSLVDICFTSTTVPKMLVNIQTHSKAITYAGCITQMYFFILFAGLDDFILTVMAYDRYVAICHPLHYMVIMNSQLCGLLVLVFWILTALYSLLHCLMVLRLSFCSDLEVPHFFCELKQVVQLACSDTFPNDLVMYFSAGLLAGGPLAGILYSYSKIVSSICAIPSAQGKYKAFSTCASHLSVVSLFYGTSLGVYLGSTGTHSSQSTATASVMYTVVTPMLNPFIYSLRNKDIKRALERFLAR; translated from the coding sequence atgtacctgatcactgtgttgggaaacctgctcatcatcctggccgtcagctcagactcccacctccacacgcccatgtacttcttcctctctaaCCTGTCTCTGGTAGACATCTGTTTCACCTCCACCACTGTCCCAAAGATGCTGGTGAACATCCAGACACACAGCAAAGCCATCACCTATGCAGGCTGCATCACccagatgtattttttcattctctttgcaGGGTTGGATGACTTCATTCTTACTGTGATGGCTTATGACAGATAtgtggccatctgtcaccccCTGCACTATATGGTCATCATGAACTCCCAGCTCTGTGGACTGCTGGTTCTGGTGTTCTGGATCTTGACTGCCCTGTATTCCTTGTTACATTGCTTAATGGTGTTGAGGCTGTCCTTCTGCTCAGACTTGGAAGtcccccactttttctgtgaactcaaaCAGGTGGTCCAACTCGCCTGTTCTGACACTTTTCCTAATGACCTGGTGATGTACTTTTCAGCAGGGCTGCTGGCTGGTGGTCCCCTCGCTGGGATCCTTTATTCTTACTCTAAGATAGTGTCATCCATATGTGCAATCCCATCAGCTCAGGggaagtataaagcattttccacttgtgcctctcacctctcagttgtctccttattttatggTACAAGCCTAGGCGTGTATCTCGGCTCTACTGGTACCCACAGCTCCCAGTCAACTGCAACAGCTTCAGTGATGTACACTGTGGTTacacccatgctgaaccccttcatctacagtctcaggaacaaGGACATAAAGAGGGCTCTGGAGAGATTTCTTGCCAGGTAG
- the LOC112301459 gene encoding olfactory receptor 7A5 isoform X1, protein MLDFPYLGCRLSELWSSHLRHMEPGNITQVSEFLLLGFSETPGLQPLLFGLFLCMYLITVLGNLLIILAVSSDSHLHTPMYFFLSNLSLVDICFTSTTVPKMLVNIQTHSKAITYAGCITQMYFFILFAGLDDFILTVMAYDRYVAICHPLHYMVIMNSQLCGLLVLVFWILTALYSLLHCLMVLRLSFCSDLEVPHFFCELKQVVQLACSDTFPNDLVMYFSAGLLAGGPLAGILYSYSKIVSSICAIPSAQGKYKAFSTCASHLSVVSLFYGTSLGVYLGSTGTHSSQSTATASVMYTVVTPMLNPFIYSLRNKDIKRALERFLAR, encoded by the exons ATGCTAGACTTTCCTTACCTGGGATGTCGTCTTTCGGAGCTATGGAGCAG TCACCTGCGCCACATGGAACCAGGCAATATCACACAAGtttcagaatttcttctcctGGGATTTTCAGAGACACCTGGACTGCAGCCCCTTCTATTTGGGCTCTTCCTCTgcatgtacctgatcactgtgttgggaaacctgctcatcatcctggccgtcagctcagactcccacctccacacgcccatgtacttcttcctctctaaCCTGTCTCTGGTAGACATCTGTTTCACCTCCACCACTGTCCCAAAGATGCTGGTGAACATCCAGACACACAGCAAAGCCATCACCTATGCAGGCTGCATCACccagatgtattttttcattctctttgcaGGGTTGGATGACTTCATTCTTACTGTGATGGCTTATGACAGATAtgtggccatctgtcaccccCTGCACTATATGGTCATCATGAACTCCCAGCTCTGTGGACTGCTGGTTCTGGTGTTCTGGATCTTGACTGCCCTGTATTCCTTGTTACATTGCTTAATGGTGTTGAGGCTGTCCTTCTGCTCAGACTTGGAAGtcccccactttttctgtgaactcaaaCAGGTGGTCCAACTCGCCTGTTCTGACACTTTTCCTAATGACCTGGTGATGTACTTTTCAGCAGGGCTGCTGGCTGGTGGTCCCCTCGCTGGGATCCTTTATTCTTACTCTAAGATAGTGTCATCCATATGTGCAATCCCATCAGCTCAGGggaagtataaagcattttccacttgtgcctctcacctctcagttgtctccttattttatggTACAAGCCTAGGCGTGTATCTCGGCTCTACTGGTACCCACAGCTCCCAGTCAACTGCAACAGCTTCAGTGATGTACACTGTGGTTacacccatgctgaaccccttcatctacagtctcaggaacaaGGACATAAAGAGGGCTCTGGAGAGATTTCTTGCCAGGTAG